The proteins below are encoded in one region of Reichenbachiella sp. 5M10:
- a CDS encoding ABC transporter permease, translating to MKLIFSRDTWQEIFGSIRKNKGRTIITVIGVLWGIFIYITLSGAAKGLNNGFELEFQDMATNSMFVWSNQTSVPYAGFKTGRRPQFKISDVAQLKSKVPQIEFIAPRNVKGMWGGTPALVVFGQKDGSYNIYGDYPSLVKIAAKKIFDGGRFLNEEDIKLARKVCVIGERTQTDLFDKDEDPLGQYIRIDGSYFKVIGVHKYEPGGGFESDSDIYIPFTTFRKLYNSGEDVGWFAIAAYDDANVTQVEIDVKNTLKKIHQIAPEDDRALGSFNLGEMFNRIMGFSNGMTFLSLVVGIATILAGVIGIGNILLISVKERTKELGIRRALGATPGEVRGLILLESVFLTLVAGIMGIILGAVVLFGINAGTQGLDFPYANPTVPISFILGALAIMIILGTLIGLIPAQRAISIKPIDALREE from the coding sequence ATGAAACTGATATTTAGCAGAGATACCTGGCAAGAGATATTCGGCTCTATCCGAAAAAACAAAGGACGTACCATCATCACCGTCATCGGTGTGCTGTGGGGGATCTTCATATACATCACTCTATCTGGTGCAGCCAAAGGGCTCAACAATGGGTTTGAACTAGAGTTTCAAGACATGGCCACCAACAGCATGTTCGTCTGGTCCAACCAAACGAGCGTCCCCTATGCGGGATTCAAAACAGGACGCAGACCTCAATTCAAGATTTCGGATGTTGCTCAGCTCAAATCCAAAGTCCCTCAAATTGAGTTCATCGCTCCACGCAATGTCAAAGGCATGTGGGGAGGAACTCCAGCACTGGTTGTATTTGGTCAGAAAGATGGGAGTTACAACATCTACGGAGATTACCCTTCGCTTGTCAAGATTGCCGCCAAAAAAATATTTGACGGAGGTCGGTTTCTCAACGAAGAGGACATCAAGTTGGCGCGAAAAGTCTGTGTCATCGGTGAACGTACCCAAACCGACCTATTTGACAAAGATGAGGACCCACTCGGACAATACATCCGAATCGACGGGAGCTACTTCAAAGTGATCGGAGTACACAAGTATGAGCCTGGAGGAGGATTCGAATCAGACAGCGATATCTACATCCCCTTCACCACCTTTCGAAAACTATACAACTCGGGAGAAGATGTAGGTTGGTTTGCTATCGCAGCATACGATGATGCCAATGTCACCCAGGTGGAAATTGATGTCAAAAACACCTTGAAGAAAATACACCAAATCGCACCTGAAGATGACAGAGCCTTGGGGTCATTCAACCTCGGGGAGATGTTCAACCGAATCATGGGATTCTCCAACGGCATGACCTTCCTCTCCTTGGTAGTCGGTATCGCTACCATCCTAGCAGGGGTCATCGGGATTGGCAACATTCTTTTGATCTCCGTCAAAGAGAGAACCAAAGAACTAGGAATCCGACGAGCACTGGGTGCTACACCAGGTGAAGTACGCGGATTGATCCTCTTGGAATCAGTGTTTTTGACACTGGTCGCAGGGATCATGGGCATTATCCTTGGTGCAGTAGTTCTCTTTGGAATCAACGCGGGGACTCAAGGGCTCGATTTCCCCTATGCCAACCCTACTGTCCCGATCTCCTTTATACTAGGAGCACTGGCGATCATGATTATATTGGGCACCTTGATTGGACTCATCCCAGCACAACGGGCCATCAGTATCAAACCCATCGATGCACTCAGAGAAGAATAA
- a CDS encoding ABC transporter ATP-binding protein encodes MIEVKDVHKSYQMGQNSLKVLKGINLHIQEGELVAIMGSSGSGKSTLLNILGMLDEADEGQYILDQVPIKNLNETKAAHYRNKFLGFVFQSFNLINYKTAAENVALPLYYQKTNRKERHTKAIEYLTKVGLADWAGHLPSEMSGGQKQRVAIARALAAAPKVLLADEPTGALDTKTSYEVMDLIQQINDEGKTILIVTHEEDIANMCKRIVRLKDGVIIEDVKVEQVRAAQYVQ; translated from the coding sequence ATGATAGAAGTCAAAGACGTCCACAAGTCTTATCAGATGGGACAAAACTCCCTGAAAGTCTTGAAAGGAATAAACCTCCACATCCAAGAAGGTGAACTAGTAGCCATCATGGGCTCGTCTGGATCAGGCAAATCTACCTTGCTCAACATCCTCGGGATGCTCGACGAAGCAGACGAAGGACAATACATCCTCGATCAAGTCCCCATCAAAAATCTCAACGAGACCAAAGCCGCGCACTACCGCAACAAGTTTTTGGGTTTTGTCTTTCAGTCGTTCAACTTGATCAACTACAAGACAGCCGCCGAAAATGTAGCCCTACCACTCTATTACCAAAAGACCAACCGCAAAGAGCGGCATACAAAAGCCATCGAATACCTCACCAAGGTAGGGCTCGCCGACTGGGCGGGTCACCTGCCTAGCGAAATGTCTGGGGGACAAAAACAACGAGTCGCCATCGCGCGTGCACTGGCAGCAGCCCCTAAGGTCCTACTTGCTGATGAACCTACCGGAGCTCTAGACACCAAGACCTCCTATGAGGTCATGGACCTCATCCAGCAGATCAACGACGAAGGCAAAACGATCCTTATCGTCACCCACGAGGAAGACATCGCCAACATGTGCAAACGCATCGTACGCCTCAAAGATGGTGTGATCATAGAAGATGTCAAAGTAGAACAAGTAAGAGCCGCACAGTATGTTCAATAG
- a CDS encoding efflux RND transporter periplasmic adaptor subunit: MKKVLKYLAIVIALGGLAFATNFFIQSNSKTVEVFETEKAFIATIQNESVATGKVIPEQEVEIKPQLSGIIDKLFVKEGHVVRTGDLIAKIKVVPNEATLNSAQGRVKNAQIVLKNAQNDFDRNQKLYEKGIIADQAYNNAELNYSQAKQELENAKNDLKIIKEGTAGGGATNTLIRATVPGTILEIPVEEGDQVIESNNFNDGTSIAMIADLTKMIFEGKVDEADVSKLKMDMPLVISLAAIKDKKFDAKLKFIAPKGTEESGTVQFTIEADVFLDEGFFIRAGYSANATMVLDSRENVLSIHEVLLQFDKETGEPYVEVETADQIFERKDVELGLSDGINVEILSGITDEDKIKVWNKTEPVKRDSQYAND, encoded by the coding sequence ATGAAAAAAGTATTGAAATACCTTGCGATCGTAATCGCCCTGGGCGGGCTTGCTTTTGCGACCAATTTCTTCATCCAGTCCAACAGTAAGACTGTTGAAGTTTTTGAAACCGAAAAAGCCTTCATCGCCACGATTCAGAATGAGTCCGTAGCGACAGGAAAGGTAATCCCAGAACAAGAGGTGGAAATCAAACCACAACTATCGGGCATCATCGACAAGCTTTTTGTCAAAGAAGGGCATGTGGTCAGAACAGGCGACTTGATTGCCAAAATCAAAGTAGTACCCAATGAGGCAACGCTAAATAGCGCACAAGGTCGGGTCAAAAACGCTCAGATCGTTTTGAAAAACGCTCAGAATGATTTTGACAGAAACCAAAAACTGTACGAAAAAGGCATCATCGCTGATCAAGCGTACAACAACGCTGAATTGAACTATTCGCAAGCGAAACAAGAATTGGAGAATGCCAAAAATGACCTAAAAATCATCAAAGAAGGAACCGCAGGAGGAGGTGCTACCAACACACTCATCCGAGCCACTGTACCTGGTACAATCCTAGAGATCCCTGTCGAAGAAGGGGATCAAGTCATCGAAAGCAACAACTTCAATGACGGTACATCCATCGCCATGATCGCCGACCTGACCAAAATGATCTTTGAGGGCAAAGTGGATGAAGCTGACGTGAGTAAACTCAAAATGGATATGCCTCTGGTCATCAGTCTAGCTGCTATCAAGGACAAAAAATTCGATGCTAAACTAAAATTCATCGCACCCAAAGGAACAGAAGAGTCAGGTACCGTGCAGTTCACCATCGAAGCGGATGTATTCCTAGACGAAGGCTTCTTCATCCGGGCAGGATACAGTGCCAATGCTACCATGGTATTGGACTCTAGAGAAAATGTCCTCTCTATCCACGAAGTGCTGCTCCAGTTTGACAAAGAAACGGGCGAGCCTTATGTCGAAGTAGAAACGGCAGACCAAATATTCGAGCGCAAAGACGTAGAACTAGGACTTTCTGATGGGATCAATGTCGAGATTCTCTCTGGTATAACAGACGAAGACAAAATCAAGGTCTGGAACAAAACCGAACCAGTCAAAAGAGATAGTCAATATGCCAACGATTAA
- a CDS encoding ABC transporter permease: MFNRDRWQEIFQTISKNKLRTFLSGFTVALGIFIFVILFGLGNGLKNTFESFFLNDATNLIWVYRGRTSMPYKGYKSNRQIEFRNDDLVDIKRNFGMYMDYISPGIYRNQKIKYENEYNNYSIQAVGSGYQFAEKTYIMEGRFINDDDTKNQEKYTVIGRLVREDLFDNMSPLGKYIDVGGSMFKVIGVFQDDGGDNEERRIYIPYTTRQLMEKNTDKVDQFVIGFKPEIGFAGAMMFEEKLRQFLKDKHQIHPDDRRGIFIRNVADDLRQNQQFASVLQIIVTFVGLGTLMAGIIGISNIMVFVVKERTKELGIRKALGATPRSVIAMILQESIFITTIAGYIGLFAGILILNSLGVTLEHYFIKNPYIDMQTGVFATVVLILFGAIAGYIPARRAARIKPIVALRDE; encoded by the coding sequence ATGTTCAATAGAGATCGCTGGCAGGAGATATTCCAGACCATCAGCAAAAACAAACTCCGTACCTTCTTGTCTGGCTTCACCGTAGCGCTTGGGATTTTCATCTTTGTCATCCTATTTGGGCTAGGCAACGGCCTCAAGAACACTTTCGAATCATTTTTCCTCAATGACGCGACCAACCTCATATGGGTCTATCGGGGTAGAACCTCTATGCCTTACAAAGGGTACAAGTCCAACCGTCAGATTGAGTTTAGAAACGACGACTTGGTAGACATCAAACGCAACTTCGGCATGTACATGGACTACATTTCGCCGGGGATCTACCGCAACCAAAAGATCAAGTACGAAAACGAATACAACAACTACAGCATACAAGCCGTCGGATCAGGGTATCAGTTTGCAGAGAAGACATACATCATGGAAGGCCGGTTCATCAATGATGACGACACCAAAAACCAAGAAAAATACACTGTCATTGGGCGACTGGTCCGCGAGGATCTCTTTGACAACATGAGTCCTCTCGGCAAGTATATAGACGTGGGGGGCAGCATGTTCAAAGTCATTGGCGTGTTTCAAGATGACGGTGGAGACAACGAAGAACGTAGGATCTACATCCCTTACACTACTCGTCAACTTATGGAAAAAAACACAGACAAAGTTGATCAGTTTGTGATTGGCTTCAAACCTGAAATAGGCTTTGCAGGGGCCATGATGTTTGAAGAGAAACTCAGACAATTTCTCAAAGACAAGCACCAAATTCATCCAGACGACCGTAGAGGGATTTTCATTCGCAACGTCGCAGACGACTTGCGTCAAAACCAACAATTCGCTAGTGTACTGCAAATCATTGTGACCTTTGTCGGACTAGGTACGCTCATGGCAGGTATCATTGGAATTAGCAACATCATGGTCTTCGTCGTAAAGGAGCGAACCAAAGAGCTTGGAATCCGAAAAGCACTAGGAGCTACCCCTCGCTCAGTGATCGCCATGATTCTCCAAGAGTCAATCTTTATCACTACGATCGCAGGCTATATAGGCCTATTTGCAGGGATACTGATACTCAACTCCCTAGGAGTGACGCTCGAGCATTACTTCATCAAAAACCCCTATATCGATATGCAAACGGGTGTATTTGCGACGGTAGTCTTGATCCTATTTGGAGCGATTGCAGGGTACATCCCAGCACGTAGAGCCGCCCGAATCAAACCGATTGTAGCACTAAGAGACGAATAA